The following proteins are co-located in the Spirosoma montaniterrae genome:
- a CDS encoding SusD/RagB family nutrient-binding outer membrane lipoprotein: MKKTIFIAIATLLTASSCTKEFDQMNVDPNNPTSLGPQFLLPYALETSIDRSWGGRTRFERLNLDGAMLWMQYLSRNIYSNEGDNYGLSPAFYNNNWKALFNDGLVNYQRIITLAGQGGKFQNTNYEGIALVMRSWTFSLLTDLYGPIPYTEALKGTTDAPIYSPAYDSMEKVYAGLLADLKTANEKLTVGGPAVSGDILYNGDILKWKKFANSLRLRLANRQATKKAAESKAIMAEILGDPTKYPVFTSNADNASLKCTTVLSSSNELFMVMVNDSRTDWNMSKTLVDRLTELGDARLTIYAQPNKDGKYLGHANGLPDAIATTYLGVSSNIGNYFIQQTAPEVLMTFAELNLILAEAAQDGDISGSAQTYLERGITASFDQYGLKVTDAYLKTVGAATKEKIMEQKWIALFGQGLEAWTEYRRTGLPVLPAKDPRAVFENDGILPTRLPYPGSEVSLNQANYEKALTLIGGKNDTQAKLWWAEK, translated from the coding sequence ATGAAAAAAACAATCTTTATCGCTATAGCTACGCTGCTGACGGCCTCCTCCTGCACGAAGGAGTTCGACCAGATGAACGTGGACCCCAACAACCCCACCAGTTTAGGACCGCAGTTTCTGCTGCCCTACGCGCTCGAAACCAGCATCGACCGCTCGTGGGGCGGGCGCACCCGCTTCGAGCGGCTCAACCTCGACGGAGCCATGCTCTGGATGCAGTACCTCAGCCGGAATATCTACTCCAACGAGGGCGACAACTACGGACTTAGCCCGGCGTTTTACAACAACAACTGGAAAGCCCTCTTCAACGACGGATTAGTTAATTATCAGCGCATTATCACGCTGGCCGGGCAGGGCGGCAAGTTTCAGAACACCAATTACGAAGGCATTGCGCTGGTGATGCGCTCATGGACGTTCTCGCTGCTGACCGACCTCTACGGTCCCATTCCGTACACTGAAGCCCTCAAAGGCACCACCGACGCGCCCATCTACAGCCCGGCTTACGACAGCATGGAAAAGGTCTATGCCGGACTACTGGCCGACCTGAAAACGGCTAATGAGAAACTGACCGTAGGTGGCCCGGCAGTGTCGGGCGATATTCTGTACAACGGCGACATCCTGAAATGGAAAAAATTCGCCAACTCGCTGCGGCTGCGGCTGGCAAACCGGCAGGCAACCAAAAAAGCCGCCGAGTCGAAAGCGATTATGGCCGAAATTCTGGGCGACCCTACGAAGTACCCGGTCTTTACGAGCAATGCCGACAACGCCAGTCTGAAATGCACCACCGTGCTATCGAGCAGCAACGAACTGTTTATGGTGATGGTCAACGACAGCCGTACCGACTGGAACATGAGCAAAACGCTGGTTGACCGGCTGACCGAACTCGGCGATGCCCGCCTGACCATCTACGCCCAGCCAAACAAAGACGGCAAATACCTCGGCCATGCCAATGGCCTGCCCGACGCCATTGCTACTACCTACCTGGGTGTCAGCTCCAACATTGGCAACTATTTTATTCAGCAAACCGCCCCCGAAGTACTGATGACCTTCGCCGAACTGAACCTGATTCTGGCCGAGGCCGCGCAGGATGGCGACATTTCGGGCAGCGCACAGACGTATCTCGAACGGGGCATCACGGCGTCGTTCGACCAATACGGCCTGAAAGTGACCGATGCGTATCTGAAAACCGTTGGCGCGGCCACGAAGGAGAAAATTATGGAGCAGAAATGGATTGCGCTGTTCGGGCAGGGCCTCGAAGCCTGGACCGAATACCGCCGGACGGGTTTGCCCGTGCTGCCTGCCAAAGACCCCCGCGCCGTGTTCGAGAATGATGGTATACTGCCCACGCGCCTGCCTTATCCCGGCTCGGAAGTATCGTTGAATCAGGCTAATTACGAGAAGGCACTAACACTCATCGGCGGCAAAAACGACACCCAAGCCAAACTCTGGTGGGCGGAGAAATGA